The following are encoded in a window of Amphibacillus xylanus NBRC 15112 genomic DNA:
- a CDS encoding ACT domain-containing protein, with protein sequence MQKRAVVTVVGKDQVGIIARVTGVLANYNMNIHDISQTILQDYFTMMMIVDISDQGRLEELLEEFERVEKEMSLSISIQLEDVFKAMHRI encoded by the coding sequence ATGCAAAAACGTGCTGTTGTAACTGTAGTTGGAAAGGATCAAGTAGGGATTATCGCCCGCGTAACTGGTGTTTTAGCTAATTATAACATGAATATCCATGATATTAGTCAAACGATTTTACAAGACTATTTTACGATGATGATGATTGTGGATATAAGTGATCAAGGTCGATTAGAAGAACTGTTAGAAGAATTTGAACGAGTTGAAAAAGAGATGAGTCTGAGTATAAGCATTCAGCTTGAGGATGTTTTTAAAGCAATGCATCGGATTTAA
- a CDS encoding PFL family protein: protein MTIAYSEIQETIRMVELESLDIRTVTMGISLRNCADSNFDILKKKVYDKIVDYAGNLKTTAEQVAKEYGIPIINKRVSITPIAEILGDATVEQAVELAQVLDKAAKDTDVDFIGGFSALVHKGMTNSDVTLLNAIPEALASTDRVCSSVSIGSTRAGINMDAVGKLGEIIKETAELTKDNQSIGCAKFVAFCNPVEDNPFMAGAFHGSGEGEAVLSVGVSGPGVVLNALKRYPNADLGEVADVIKKTAFKITRAGELLGRVVAERLNVPFGIMDLSLAPTNATNDSVAEILEEIGLESVGTHGTIAALALMNDAVKKGGAMASSYVGGLSGAFIPVSEDNGMIRGIEKGSLTLDKLEAMTCVCSVGLDMIALSGDATPETIAGIIADEAAIGMINKKTTAVRVIPVIGKEEGEIVEFGGLLGRAPIIGVKPFSSAKMIKRGGRIPAPLQSLIN from the coding sequence GTGACAATCGCTTACAGTGAAATTCAAGAAACAATCCGCATGGTGGAGTTAGAAAGTCTAGATATTAGAACTGTAACTATGGGGATCAGTTTACGCAATTGTGCAGATAGTAATTTTGATATATTAAAAAAGAAAGTCTATGATAAAATCGTTGATTACGCAGGTAATCTTAAAACTACTGCTGAACAAGTAGCTAAAGAATACGGAATTCCGATAATTAATAAACGTGTATCAATTACACCAATTGCTGAAATATTAGGTGATGCAACCGTTGAACAGGCGGTTGAGCTGGCACAAGTTTTAGACAAAGCTGCTAAAGATACGGATGTTGATTTTATTGGAGGTTTCTCAGCGCTTGTTCATAAAGGGATGACAAATAGCGATGTAACGCTTTTAAATGCAATTCCTGAGGCACTTGCTTCTACTGACCGAGTGTGTAGCTCTGTTTCAATCGGCTCTACACGAGCAGGAATAAATATGGATGCAGTCGGTAAGCTAGGTGAAATTATAAAAGAAACCGCTGAGTTAACTAAGGATAACCAAAGTATCGGCTGTGCTAAATTTGTTGCCTTCTGTAATCCAGTTGAAGATAATCCATTTATGGCTGGAGCTTTTCACGGAAGTGGTGAAGGTGAGGCTGTTTTAAGTGTAGGTGTCAGTGGACCAGGAGTTGTTCTTAATGCGTTAAAACGCTACCCAAATGCAGATTTAGGTGAAGTGGCTGATGTGATTAAGAAAACAGCCTTCAAAATCACAAGAGCTGGTGAATTGTTAGGCCGTGTCGTTGCCGAAAGATTAAATGTTCCATTCGGGATTATGGACCTATCACTTGCTCCTACAAATGCAACAAATGATAGTGTTGCCGAAATATTAGAGGAAATTGGACTAGAAAGTGTTGGTACACATGGGACAATTGCGGCACTTGCATTAATGAATGATGCAGTTAAAAAAGGTGGCGCAATGGCAAGTTCTTACGTTGGTGGACTTAGTGGGGCGTTTATTCCTGTTAGTGAAGATAATGGAATGATTCGTGGAATTGAAAAAGGTTCACTCACTTTAGATAAGCTTGAGGCAATGACCTGTGTTTGTTCGGTTGGACTAGATATGATTGCACTATCTGGAGATGCAACACCAGAAACAATCGCTGGTATTATCGCTGATGAGGCAGCAATTGGAATGATTAATAAGAAAACGACAGCAGTACGAGTCATTCCAGTGATCGGCAAAGAAGAAGGGGAAATTGTCGAATTTGGCGGATTGCTTGGGCGTGCGCCTATCATTGGTGTTAAGCCATTTAGCTCAGCAAAAATGATCAAGCGTGGCGGAAGAATCCCCGCACCACTACAATCATTAATAAATTAA
- a CDS encoding RDD family protein: MLEQSEIKTPEHVTIRYSYAGLGSRAAAFMIDQFIIVLVYLVLFFSLVFIFESHFFAINEDQLFLFILAGALLLVFLIEWSYFILFEFFWRGKTPGKKIIGIRVIKDNGHRLTLLSSIIRNLMRIIDNLPTSYLTGILLILFHSENKRLGDLTAGTIVVHDRERSRKIKRNDPIGKVLRLNNWTINDYSFDPFLLGQLQEKDYQLVETYCKRYATLPDYERDHLTRKVAEIILPKLGIDTAIAQTRVVEQILFVLYLNLREEWSY; this comes from the coding sequence ATGTTAGAACAATCTGAAATTAAAACACCCGAGCATGTAACAATTAGATATAGTTATGCTGGTTTAGGTAGCCGTGCTGCTGCTTTTATGATTGACCAGTTTATTATTGTGCTCGTTTATCTCGTGCTTTTTTTCAGTCTCGTATTTATTTTTGAATCACATTTTTTTGCCATTAATGAAGACCAACTTTTTCTGTTTATTTTAGCTGGTGCCTTACTACTTGTTTTTCTAATTGAGTGGAGTTATTTCATTTTGTTTGAGTTTTTCTGGAGAGGAAAAACACCAGGCAAGAAGATTATCGGTATTCGTGTAATCAAGGATAATGGTCATCGACTTACTTTACTGTCAAGTATTATCCGTAATTTAATGCGTATAATTGATAACTTACCAACAAGCTATTTAACTGGAATCTTACTGATTCTCTTTCATTCTGAGAATAAACGTCTTGGTGATTTAACGGCGGGAACGATTGTCGTTCATGATCGTGAACGTAGTAGAAAAATTAAGAGAAACGACCCAATTGGTAAAGTATTAAGGTTAAATAATTGGACGATCAATGATTATTCATTTGATCCATTTCTCCTTGGGCAATTGCAAGAAAAAGATTATCAGCTAGTTGAGACGTATTGCAAGCGATACGCTACGTTACCTGATTACGAAAGAGATCACTTGACGCGGAAGGTAGCTGAAATTATTTTACCGAAGCTAGGCATAGATACAGCAATTGCTCAAACGAGGGTTGTTGAACAAATTTTATTTGTCTTGTATTTGAATTTGAGGGAAGAGTGGAGTTATTAA
- a CDS encoding AAA family ATPase, with translation MRAELTSLMEQYQERIIGQDENLTYLLTVLLADGHVLIEGVPGTGKTKMVKTLATLVGGKFNRIQFTPDLLPSDITGSKIFNMKESQFETLKGPVFTNVLLADEINRTPAKTQAALLEAMEEKQVTIQGETFLLPDLFFVAATQNPIEYEGTYPLPEAQQDRFMMKLIVDFPNLEAETQVLTNVINEAKTGQMPVSLLTEASLSQVKKDVKGVEIKDSVKQYIVEIIRKTREQEAVQYGASTRAAIAIAKTAQAWAYLAGRDYVTPDDVKQVVRPCLRHRILLSPYAEVEGTDVDNIIASIVGTIPVPR, from the coding sequence ATGAGAGCAGAATTAACTTCATTAATGGAGCAATATCAAGAGAGAATAATCGGACAAGATGAAAACTTAACCTACTTATTAACGGTTTTGTTAGCTGATGGTCATGTTTTAATTGAAGGTGTCCCGGGAACTGGTAAAACAAAGATGGTAAAAACGTTAGCAACATTAGTTGGTGGAAAATTTAATCGCATTCAGTTTACACCGGATTTATTACCGAGTGATATTACGGGTAGTAAAATTTTTAATATGAAAGAAAGTCAATTTGAAACATTAAAAGGACCTGTGTTCACAAATGTTTTACTCGCAGATGAAATTAACCGAACGCCAGCAAAGACACAGGCTGCACTTTTGGAAGCGATGGAGGAAAAGCAAGTCACCATTCAAGGTGAAACATTTTTATTACCAGATTTGTTTTTTGTTGCAGCGACTCAAAACCCAATTGAATATGAGGGAACTTATCCACTTCCAGAAGCACAGCAAGACCGATTTATGATGAAGCTAATCGTTGATTTCCCTAACCTAGAGGCAGAAACTCAAGTATTAACGAATGTGATAAATGAAGCAAAAACAGGACAGATGCCCGTTTCACTATTAACTGAAGCAAGTTTAAGTCAAGTTAAGAAAGATGTTAAGGGTGTAGAGATTAAGGATTCAGTCAAACAATATATAGTAGAAATCATCCGTAAAACGAGAGAACAGGAAGCTGTTCAATATGGTGCAAGTACACGTGCTGCTATTGCTATTGCGAAAACAGCACAAGCATGGGCTTATTTAGCTGGTCGAGACTATGTGACACCAGATGATGTAAAACAGGTTGTTCGTCCTTGCTTACGCCATCGAATTCTATTATCTCCTTATGCAGAAGTGGAGGGAACAGACGTTGACAATATCATTGCGTCAATTGTGGGCACGATTCCTGTTCCAAGATAG
- a CDS encoding DUF58 domain-containing protein, with amino-acid sequence MQKWREQTLTISLRQLWARFLFQDRGIIPTKRLIYLISSLGLILFVISFFRFNLIIFASVIVSVLLLSLLDLLFSPNRKQLTLERSLPKQVERHQEESLRLIITNKGDKPAQFIWTDDLPESISTTRPTLTTIEANQTLTIDQPVQANQRGLFPIKNVYLRYQSLFGLWQKQRMFVIENTIKVIPNLSESRDYLSSAQKYLLHEGSKIRKQVSGSGEFAKVRQYVVGDDPRKINWHQSAKLNEMMVNEYEPEHGKQIIIMIDCGRMMGVELEKGNRLERSIEAALTVATAALDHGDYVSVVAFAKDINVYVPPGKGLSHLQTILQAIYSLKVEATESNYLAAVQFIRTEQTKRSMVILFSDVNQFFLDKQTLFLIKQLKKRHLFIGIGIKDEWKQRNIALQPNSIYEAMRKTVAQQIELSNRREMLKWKNLGLDLIEAKADNLAVTTVSYYIDQLNRGVL; translated from the coding sequence ATGCAGAAGTGGAGGGAACAGACGTTGACAATATCATTGCGTCAATTGTGGGCACGATTCCTGTTCCAAGATAGAGGCATTATTCCAACAAAACGATTAATCTATTTAATCTCAAGTTTAGGTCTTATTTTATTTGTGATTAGCTTTTTTCGGTTTAATTTAATTATTTTTGCTAGTGTCATAGTAAGTGTCCTACTTCTTAGTTTGTTAGATTTGTTATTTTCGCCAAATCGAAAACAACTTACGCTTGAAAGAAGTCTTCCCAAACAAGTCGAACGTCATCAAGAGGAGAGCTTGCGACTAATCATCACAAATAAAGGGGATAAACCAGCTCAGTTTATCTGGACAGATGATTTGCCGGAATCAATTTCAACAACCAGACCGACTTTGACGACAATTGAAGCAAATCAGACGTTAACAATCGATCAGCCAGTTCAAGCAAATCAAAGAGGCTTATTTCCGATTAAGAATGTCTATCTTCGTTATCAAAGTTTATTTGGCTTATGGCAAAAACAAAGAATGTTTGTAATAGAAAATACGATTAAAGTTATTCCTAATCTATCAGAATCTCGTGATTACTTATCTAGTGCGCAGAAATATTTGCTTCATGAAGGGTCAAAGATTCGCAAGCAAGTGTCTGGATCGGGCGAATTTGCTAAAGTGCGTCAATATGTCGTTGGTGATGATCCACGAAAAATAAACTGGCATCAATCAGCAAAATTAAATGAAATGATGGTAAATGAGTATGAGCCAGAGCATGGTAAACAAATTATCATTATGATTGATTGTGGCAGAATGATGGGTGTCGAATTAGAAAAAGGTAACCGGCTAGAAAGAAGTATTGAAGCGGCCTTAACTGTTGCAACAGCAGCATTAGATCATGGTGATTATGTTTCTGTCGTTGCTTTTGCGAAGGATATTAATGTTTATGTTCCACCAGGGAAGGGCTTATCCCACCTGCAAACGATCTTACAAGCAATTTATTCGTTGAAAGTTGAAGCAACTGAATCAAATTATTTAGCTGCAGTTCAATTTATTCGAACTGAACAAACGAAGCGGAGTATGGTGATATTATTTAGTGATGTTAATCAATTTTTCTTAGATAAGCAAACTTTGTTCTTGATCAAGCAGTTGAAAAAAAGGCACTTATTTATTGGCATTGGCATCAAGGATGAGTGGAAGCAACGAAATATTGCTCTACAACCAAATTCTATTTATGAGGCGATGAGAAAAACTGTTGCACAGCAAATTGAGTTATCGAACCGTAGGGAAATGCTCAAGTGGAAAAACCTTGGCCTCGATTTAATCGAAGCCAAGGCTGATAATTTAGCTGTAACGACAGTATCGTATTATATTGATCAGTTAAACCGTGGTGTGCTTTAA
- a CDS encoding DUF4350 domain-containing protein, with protein MIKQFISEKKSILLFLSLIGLLIIASFYLAEPALEEYPAYRVDSPAPDGTKAFYQSLETLSVPVERFTKHPNQLKVDGDIALFLFGPPLLMEQHLIDHYLNFVDRGGTIFIVADQHTELFPFNIEPVSLLDESGSINVDGELYQAELNSWIRLSPSADDQILITDDYGVIALSKSFGSGEIIQMIEPSWFTNELILAEDHLEIIASVLSDKDFDRLYFETYHYLTGTKLTVLDITPDPILLLGMILITLVVMYLWLKGKRFGPALSLREQEVRFGDERIRALANWQIKGRNFHEALMTQVNFLKLTIFERVGIPTSTDMSDYQQVLQRLLVDYTDKSIKEFIDQLEAVLDSGHVNKQEFLEWTKRIDQIQRRVEAK; from the coding sequence ATGATTAAGCAATTTATCAGCGAGAAAAAATCAATTTTATTATTCCTAAGTCTAATAGGTCTATTAATCATAGCAAGCTTTTATTTAGCAGAGCCAGCATTAGAAGAATATCCGGCGTATCGTGTAGATTCCCCTGCACCAGATGGTACAAAAGCGTTTTATCAATCTTTAGAAACGTTAAGTGTTCCAGTAGAGCGATTTACTAAACATCCAAATCAATTAAAAGTTGATGGCGATATCGCACTGTTTTTGTTTGGTCCGCCATTATTGATGGAACAACATTTGATTGATCACTATTTAAATTTTGTGGATCGTGGTGGTACAATTTTTATCGTGGCGGATCAACATACTGAACTCTTTCCGTTCAACATAGAGCCAGTGAGTTTATTAGATGAGTCAGGCTCGATTAATGTGGATGGTGAGCTTTATCAGGCTGAATTAAATTCGTGGATTAGGTTAAGCCCTAGCGCAGATGATCAGATTTTAATTACTGATGATTATGGTGTCATTGCGCTGAGTAAGTCATTTGGCTCAGGGGAAATCATTCAGATGATTGAACCTAGTTGGTTTACAAATGAATTGATTTTAGCCGAGGATCATTTAGAAATTATCGCAAGTGTATTAAGTGATAAAGATTTTGATCGGCTTTATTTTGAAACATATCATTACTTAACAGGTACTAAACTAACTGTTTTAGATATTACACCAGATCCCATTCTCTTGTTAGGTATGATTTTAATAACATTAGTAGTGATGTATTTATGGCTTAAAGGTAAGCGATTTGGACCTGCACTAAGTCTACGTGAACAAGAGGTTAGATTTGGAGATGAACGGATTCGAGCATTAGCTAATTGGCAAATTAAAGGGCGCAATTTCCATGAAGCACTCATGACTCAGGTAAATTTTTTAAAGTTGACGATTTTTGAACGAGTAGGTATACCGACTTCAACTGATATGAGCGATTATCAACAGGTTTTACAACGGTTATTAGTTGATTATACCGATAAATCAATCAAAGAATTTATTGACCAATTAGAGGCTGTACTTGATTCAGGTCATGTTAATAAACAGGAATTTCTAGAATGGACGAAACGAATTGACCAGATTCAAAGAAGGGTGGAAGCAAAATGA
- a CDS encoding stage II sporulation protein M: MNLKTFIQQNRKDWQQLEQMINLFNKNRAKPTNQNIEKFDHLYQKTAQNLSYSQTFFPDSSVTVHLNQLVSQAHNIIYQTENSSWKQLRTFLFEKFVGLFLEQWRAILIAALLFIIGGLVGFIIVIQDPLNLDILLPDMFATIVNPEELASNAQANQIDGATMSVAIMTNNIKVAILAFAGGITCGLLTVYVMIYNGLLVGALAGVFWHARSSYIFWAYIVPHGVIELLAIFIAGGAGLLMGYKLLVPGKLKRSVQLKIYAMRSVQLLLGTIPLFVIAGIIEGFITPADLSLETKYLVAVITLVAFVGYLLYGRFRQLKHTTV, encoded by the coding sequence ATGAATTTAAAAACATTTATTCAACAAAACCGTAAAGACTGGCAACAGCTTGAGCAGATGATCAACCTATTTAATAAAAATCGAGCAAAACCAACGAATCAAAATATAGAAAAATTTGATCATCTGTATCAAAAAACAGCTCAAAATCTATCCTATAGCCAAACCTTTTTCCCTGACTCTAGCGTGACCGTTCATTTAAATCAACTCGTTAGTCAGGCACATAATATAATTTATCAAACAGAAAACTCATCATGGAAGCAATTAAGAACCTTCTTATTTGAAAAATTTGTTGGCTTATTTCTTGAACAATGGCGTGCTATTTTAATTGCTGCGCTACTATTCATAATCGGTGGTTTAGTCGGTTTTATTATTGTCATTCAAGATCCACTGAATTTAGATATTTTACTTCCAGACATGTTTGCAACAATTGTAAATCCAGAGGAATTAGCCTCTAATGCACAGGCAAATCAAATTGATGGTGCAACGATGTCTGTCGCAATTATGACGAATAACATTAAAGTTGCTATCCTAGCATTTGCTGGTGGGATAACATGTGGTCTTTTAACAGTCTATGTGATGATCTATAACGGCCTATTGGTTGGTGCTCTTGCTGGCGTCTTTTGGCATGCTCGTAGTTCTTATATCTTTTGGGCCTATATTGTCCCTCATGGTGTCATTGAATTATTAGCCATCTTTATCGCTGGCGGTGCTGGACTGTTGATGGGCTATAAGCTGTTAGTACCAGGAAAATTAAAGCGTTCTGTTCAGTTGAAAATTTACGCAATGAGATCTGTTCAACTATTGCTCGGAACGATACCACTATTTGTTATAGCTGGCATTATTGAAGGCTTTATCACCCCAGCGGACCTTTCACTAGAAACAAAATATTTAGTTGCTGTAATTACCTTAGTTGCTTTTGTCGGCTATTTACTATATGGACGCTTCCGTCAATTAAAGCACACCACGGTTTAA